A genomic region of Arachis stenosperma cultivar V10309 chromosome 9, arast.V10309.gnm1.PFL2, whole genome shotgun sequence contains the following coding sequences:
- the LOC130948155 gene encoding protein FANTASTIC FOUR 3 produces MAAIVCRGLQSHLESQIVESRTLRLRLPSSTKPLPPPLPPQPIDFSFKSCFWDSNIKTQYQNHQEEEEENKKIGWSFLEAISQGTNKRATEKDEKEEAIYVHPQQKRSSMVLSPKSLELCTENLGNESGTDIGENGIDDVISSGSGGGNLETGEQQQRQYEASRQCCTARKNKKAKTANFPPPLTTMRGSESLLVRPHREDGRLVIEVTKVPPTPSCFQAHRSHGRLRLSLLKIHNPSFDPQHKHENEPTTNEEEEEEEEVEEEEETEDEEEEEEEEEEEYFACEEKRIIEMPRTCKEGCEHENHNNNESLLMLTNWSEPFWVATS; encoded by the coding sequence ATGGCTGCAATTGTATGCCGAGGATTGCAGTCGCACCTTGAGTCCCAGATTGTGGAGTCAAGAACACTCAGGTTGAGGTTACCTTCCTCAACAAAACCtctccctcctcctcttcctcctcaaCCCATTGATTTCTCCTTCAAATCCTGCTTCTGGGATTCAAACATCAAAACTCAATACCAGAAtcatcaagaagaagaagaagaaaacaagaagatTGGTTGGAGCTTCCTGGAAGCGATATCTCAGGGAACGAACAAGAGAGCAACAGagaaagatgaaaaagaagaagcaatcTATGTTCATCCGCAACAGAAGCGTTCTTCTATGGTTCTCAGCCCAAAGAGCTTGGAGCTGTGCACTGAGAACTTAGGGAACGAAAGCGGCACTGACATTGGAGAAAACGGCATTGATGACGTCATCTCTTCCGGTTCCGGTGGCGGGAATTTGGAGACAGGGGAGCAACAACAGCGACAGTACGAGGCAAGTCGTCAATGTTGTACGGCTAGGAAGAATAAGAAAGCGAAAACGGCGAATTTTCCACCACCTTTGACAACGATGAGAGGATCGGAATCTCTGCTTGTGAGGCCCCACCGTGAGGATGGGCGGTTGGTGATTGAAGTCACAAAGGTCCCACCAACTCCCTCGTGCTTTCAAGCTCACAGGAGCCATGGCCGCCTTCGCCTTTCCCTTTTGAAAATTCACAATCCCAGCTTTGACCCGCAACACAAACATGAAAATGAACCAACCAccaatgaggaagaagaagaagaagaagaagtagaagaagaagaagaaacagaggatgaagaagaagaagaagaagaagaagaagaagagtactTTGCATGTGAGGAGAAGAGGATTATTGAGATGCCGAGAACATGCAAAGAAGGGTGTGAACATGAAAACCATAATAACAATGAATCATTGTTGATGCTAACTAATTGGTCTGAGCCATTTTGGGTGGCTACTTCCTGA
- the LOC130950173 gene encoding serine/threonine-protein phosphatase 7 long form homolog produces the protein MLTCEHPVPPDRYNDRVEEHLRLTGFYHASQIGVVQCQKALVNALIERWHPDTHTFHLPIGECAVTLEDVALILGLPTDGLPVTGMTLSSFEALEAECLHQFGVAPRKSECRGSCIKLTWLRDLKENLPLTDEVGIQRYVKCHIMLLIGTILFGDKSGAGVHWKFLPLLREFGSIIQYSWGSACLAHLYRALCRASRVDCKGIDGPLTLLLGWAWIRLPYLSPVPREPRSFPLANRWRNWERGDRRYRYMKLADFRKAFDQLQEGEFVWVAYAVDRVDPNIIPAEIYMHSVVWSASKRWPRNARNWY, from the exons ATGTTGACATGTGAGCATCCTGTTCCTCCGGATCGGTACAATGATAGGGTAGAGGAGCATCTACGACTTACTGGCTTTTACCATGCATCACAGATTGGGGTAGTCCAATGTCAAAAGGCATTGGTGAATGCTTTAATCGAGAGGTGGCACCCCGACACACATACGTTTCACCTTCCCATTGGTGAATGTGCCGTCACTCTTGAAGACGTTGCTCTAATACTTGGTCTTCCAACGGACGGACTTCCAGTTACAGGGATGACATTGAGTAGTTTCGAAGCGTTGGAGGCTGAGTGTTTGCATCAATTCGGAGTTGCACCGCGTAAGTCGGAGTGTAGAGGCAGTTGCATTAAATTGACTTGGCTGCGGGACCTTAAAGAAAATTTACCCTTGACTGATGAAGTTGGTATACAGAGGTATGTCAAATGCCACATTATGTTGCTTATCGGGACGATCTTGTTTGGGGATAAATCAGGCGCAGGTGTGCACTGGAAGTTTCTTCCATTGCTACGTGAATTTGGTAGTATTATACAATACAGTTGGGGATCTGCATGCCTAGCACACCTCTATAGGGCATTATGCCGGGCATCTCGAGTTGACTGTAAAGGCATAGATGGCCCACTAACACTTCTTCTCGGTTGGGCTTGGATCCGGCTGCCATATCTATCGCCGGTTCCTAGGGAGCCCCGCAGTTTTCCGCTAGCAAACAg GTGGCGGAACTGGGAGCGCGGTGACCGACGATATAGATATATGAAGCTAGCTGACTTTAGGAAGGCCTTTGATCAACTTCAGGAAGGCGAG tttgTCTGGGTTGCGTATGCTGTGGATCGCGTGGATCCTAACATAATTCCTGCTGAAATCTATATGCACTCGGTTGTGTGGAGCGCTTCAAAAAGGTGGCCAAGAAATGCAAGAAATTG GTACTAA
- the LOC130950174 gene encoding uncharacterized protein LOC130950174 has protein sequence MSDRVLLKVYYFGQILLQTSEGVKFICEKLLDVVIPFIISFEELKGVICEKIDSERAKKISCILYRYPIQVFGGFVQYQTRYVTDEASMQEMFSMYIENRAQISFIELYVEFEQSEADRNILREDYNSDSEEEFESNYQFVGPDGDGVEDQGDGATAPDVTEVANALANDEPFEEPSFMRVLDLEAMHVPEFPGYMTAEIPIVADGEFAVGMEFGSREAVIKAIKEYTIRRSVDYRVYESEPLTFYAKCTQYGSGCDWLIRVSMISRKYCWVIRRYNGSHTCTRATISQDHSKLDSLTIAEAIKPLVEADPSLKVKSVIAEVQSKFNYTISYRKAWLAKQRAVEKIFGGWEASYEALPIWFEAMCHREPSAVVHFETMPAYQGDELVGDIRVLHRVFWSYYLCIRAFRHCKPVVQVDGTHLYGKYKGCLLVAVSQDGNNNIVPIAFAVVEGETSDAWHFFLSNLRQHVVTRDGIGLISDRHESINAAVERSNGAWSPPRAFHMFCIRHIESNFLRKFKAPYLQKLVVNIGYSRTVREYELRYQRLRERGEAYTDWLNRIPCEQYALAFDGGYRWGHMTTNLVECINSVLKGARNLPITALVKATFYRLNELFTRKRAEAEARISAGHVFSDVVTSKLHANQLASGNIQVSCFDRLNEVFEVREMPSGMEFAVDLRGLRCDCGEFQVDRIPCRHVFACCANQRLDWKLYVHDVYKMDQIRRVYRARFRPLGNPTTWPAYNGPRFVPNPYLRRVTKGRPKMTRFLNEMDTRILRRPRRCRLCGAEGHSRSRCRQSSGANAGGNTQ, from the exons ATGAGTGACCGAGTGTTATTAAAGGTGTATTATTTTGGTCAGATTTTACTACAAACTTCGGAAGGAGTAAAATTTATATGTGAAAAACTCTTAGATGTTGTTATTCCTTTTATCATCTCATTTGAAGAGCTGAAAGGGGTGATTTGTGAAAAGATTGATTCTGAGAGAGCAAAAAAGATATCATGTATTCTATACAGATATCCCATACAGGTATTTGGTGGATTCGTCCAGTATCAAACCAGATATGTGACGGACGAAGCGAGCATGCAAGAGatgttttcaatgtatattgaaAACCGGGCTCAGATCTCCTTCATCGAGttgtatgttgagtttgaacaatctGAGGCCGACCGAAATATTCTACGAGAAGATTATAATAGTGACAGTGAAGAAGAGTTCGAAAGTAACTACCAGTTTGTTGGTCCAGATGGAGATGGAGTTGAAGATCAAGGTGACGGAGCTACGGCGCCAGATGTAACAGAGGTGGCAAATGCACTCGCAAACGATGAGCCGTTTGAGGAGCCATCATTCATGCGAGTTTTGGATTTGGAAGCCATGCATGTTCCGGAGTTTCCGGGATATATGACTGCAG AGATTCCTATTGTCGCAGATGGTGAGTTTGCCGTTGGTATGGAGTTCGGTTCGAGGGAAGCTGTTATTAAGGCGATAAAAGAGTATACCATACGACGAAGTGTAGACTACCGGGTGTATGAGTCTGAGCCGTTGACATTTTATGCCAAGTGTACGCAGTACGGATCAGGGTGTGATTGGCTTATCAGGGTTAGCATGATCAGCAGGAAGTACTGTTGGGTTATAAGGAGGTATAATGGTAGTCACACATGTACCCGAGCCACGATTTCACAAGATCATTCGAAGCTGGATTCTCTCACAATTGCAGAAGCGATAAAGCCATTGGTTGAGGCGGACCCCTCCTTAAAGGTAAAGTCGGTTATAGCAGAAGTGCAATCGAAGTTTAACTACACCATTAGTTATCGGAAAGCATGGCTGGCTAAGCAAAGGGCagtagaaaaaatatttggaggtTGGGAAGCATCGTATGAAGCGTTGCCTATATGGTTTGAGGCCATGTGTCATAGGGAGCCGTCAGCTGTTGTCCATTTTGAGACTATGCCTGCTTATCAAGGCGATGAATTGGTGGGTGATATTCGAGTACTGCATCGAGTATTTTGGAGTTATTACCTCTGTATTAGGGCATTCAGACATTGTAAACCAGTTGTCCAGGTGGATGGGACTCACTTGTATGGAAAGTATAAGGGTTGTCTGCTAGTGGCAGTTTCACAAGATGGCAACAACAATATTGTCCCAATTGCGTTTGCTGTTGTGGAGGGAGAGACTTCTGATGCATGGCACTTTTTCCTAAGTAACCTTCGTCAACATGTTGTCACTCGGGATGGTATTGGTCTAATATCCGACCGACACGAATCCATCAATGCAGCTGTGGAACGCAGTAATGGAGCTTGGTCACCTCCTAGAGCTTTTCATATGTTTTGCATCAGGCATATTGAGTCAAACTTTCTGCGGAAATTCAAGGCACCGTACCTCCAAAAATTGGTCGTCAACATTG GATATTCAAGGACGGTGCGGGAGTACGAACTGCGTTACCAGCGATTACGGGAACGGGGCGAAGCGTATACAGACTGGTTAAACCGAATTCCTTGCGAACAGTATGCATTGGCATTTGATGGTGGATACCGATGGGGTCACATGACGACGAATCTTGTGGAATGCATCAATTCAGTGTTGAAGGGTGCACGCAATCTGCCAATAACTGCTCTTGTGAAGGCAACATTCTACAGGCTAAACGAGTTGTTCACCCGAAAAAGAGCAGAGGCAGAAGCGCGGATTAGTGCTGGCCATGTGTTCTCTGATGTCGTGACCTCGAAGTTGCATGCAAACCAGCTTGCATCGGGAAATATTCAGGTCAGTTGCTTTGACCGCCTGAATGAGGTCTTTGAGGTGCGTGAGATGCCAAGTGGAATGGAGTTTGCAGTTGATCTACGAGGACTTCGATGTGACTGCGGTGAGTTCCAGGTGGATCGGATCCCTTGCAGACATGTGTTCGCTTGTTGTGCCAACCAACGACTGGATTGGAAACTATATGTCCATGATGTGTATAAGATGGACCAAATTCGGCGGGTGTACCGAGCAAGGTTTAGGCCACTAGGTAATCCTACAACATGGCCAGCTTACAATGGACCTCGGTTCGTACCGAATCCGTACCTTAGACGCGTCACGAAAGGTCGCCCCAAGATGACTCGCTTCTTAAATGAGATGGACACGCGAATATTACGTCGTCCTAGGCGATGTAGGCTATGTGGAGCTGAGGGACATAGTCGTAGCAGATGCCGTCAGTCATCTGGTGCAAATGCCGGCGGAAATACTCAGTAG